The Canis lupus baileyi chromosome 26, mCanLup2.hap1, whole genome shotgun sequence DNA window GAAAGTAATCTATTGACatctgttaaaatttaaaatgcataccCCTTCATCCAGTTGGCTTAGGTATTTAGGCAAATCAAGTATTATTCTTGCCCTCCATTAAGATGTGAAGTGGTCCAACCAAGGGTAGAAGTATATAGGATTCTGTCCCTTAGAAAAAAGCATCAGAAGACAAGAACCTATGCTTATTACATTGTAAGAGTGGGGGGAAAATCAGAAACAAAGCAGGTGCCCAATAGTGAGAAGATGAGGGAATAAATTTTGGTACTTTTTTGAAGCCatcaaaaaatgtattaaaagggCATCTGAGTGAtgcagttggttgggtgtcccTTGGTTTctgctcgggttgtgatctcgcggttgtgggattgagccctgtgtcaggctctgcactgggcacagaatctgcttgagattctctttccttctttccttgcccctcccacttgtgttctctctctctcaaaataaataagtaaatcttaaaaaaatatatatatgtattagagCTATACTAGTTGAAGTGGAGGAAATGTCACAAGGTTGTATAAACTCAGGAAAGCAAGATCAAGAAAGTTGTCTTCTCCCTCAAAACAATGACAGAAACCTACATAAAACTTGCGTGTGTGTCTTTATATAGgtcttaatataattatataagcATGGGGAAAATATTATAATAGGGTGAGATTCACCTGTGAATGAGGAAAACCCCAAATAACAGTGGCTTAAATAAGATAGTCTGTTCTCGTTCATGTTAAGGTCCAGATGTAGGCAATCTGGAGCTGATGTGGCTTTTCACTTTCATGAAAACCTCTGGAAACCAGATTCTTTCCAGCTTTCTGCTGTGTTGTTATTAGACTGACCTTCATTCTCAAGGTCTAGCCTATACATCCTCATCCTCAGACATCATCATGTTCCAAGCAGCAGGGTAGAGAAAGGGGTTAGAAGGGAAATGATGCATgaatccatttttaaagaaaggtttcTGGGATGCAGCAACAAAACACTTTCATTGGTCAAAACTTAGTCACAGGAACATACTTTGCTGCAAGGGAGAATGGGAAATGTACTCTTTATTCTGTGGGGCTAAAAGCCCACCAAAAATTTCTTGGCTTCAAGTATACCTTCTTTtagacaactttatttttttttttattttttataacaaagagatttctatattcttttttttttttttttttttagattttacttgttaattcatagacacagagagagagaggcagagacacaggcagagggagaagcaggctccatgcagggagcctgatgtgggactcgatcccgggtctccaggatcacaccccaggctgcaggtggcgccaaactgctgtgccacaggggctgccctcagaCAACTTTAGAATCAATCTTTCAAGTTCCAAAAGTTATCCCATAGGGATTTGAATTGAAACTACAttaattttggggcacctgggtggctcagtcagttaagcatctgactttggctcaggtcatgatctcagggtcctgggattgaggcctgtgtcaagcttcctgctcagcagagagtctgcttgtccctctctctctgctgctccacaccccctgcttttgctctctctctctcaaataaataaataattttttttttcagctgaaaGGTCTCACATTTATTACTGAACCAACCTACTGGTATAGAGGCATAGTAACAGAGAAAATCATTCCCTTGATAAGACATGTCTATTGGCCAGGTAGGGAGGATGTTTCCATATTGATAGGATAGGAACATGTGATCTCCATGTGGCTTAAATATGTGTGCCAACTATGCTATTTCATGATCTGCGATGCTTCCTCATAGACCCAGCTTGGTTCTTCTCCAGTGTCTCCTCTTGGAGTTGTACctgattttattaccagttttcatcCGAATCCACTGGGGAATAGGacaattctgcttttgtttcttggccaggAATCGCTTGATTCTGAAAGTCTTGTGAGAAGACATGGCGATCACAACCACATGCAACAAGGATGGCggcagaaaggagagaggaggagatgggcctaaactctttttttaaaaaagaaacttcattaacttcataaaataattcaggaaaaactaacatttttatatcttgagatgtggtctctctctccaactttttaagggttttttgtttgttttaggaatattttatttatatttcatatattttcttcatgtgtCATATATTTAAATCATAGTCACACACAGGTATTCTACAGTTATTGTTGCAATTATGACTAGaatctcctttttctctcccattaCATTTACTAACTGGTTATGGTTAGTATATAAGAAAGTtgtagatttgtctatttcttatattaaaccactttaggggtgcttgggtgggtcagtcgcttaagtatctgacttttggttttggctcaggtcatgatctcagagttgtgagactgagcccttatggggctccaagctgagcacagaacctacttaagactctctccccctctgcccctccccccactagcTCTTGGGagtgcattctctctttctctcaaaaacaaaacaacacaaatcaaTCCTCCCCTAATTGACATCTATTATTAGTTTCCATAATATTTTCAATTGGTTTTCATGGAATTtctaggaagaaaagaatataatctgGAAATGAagattatttgctgttttttttttttaatctattgcttttatttccttttcttcgtTAATGGCATTGTTCTAAGATTTCAGAAACATTTTGATTAATAGCAATTACAGTGAACATTTCATTTAATTGGAACATTCCCAAAGTTTAATGTTATACCATTAAGTTTGTTGCTTGTGGcttctgattaaaaaaagaaagtatccttGGCTTTTCTGTTCTTTGCTTACTAAGGTATTTATCATAATCATTGTCAGTGCCATTGTCATTGTTATCAGAAATATATGTCATGCTTTAATTAATGCATTTTTGGCatatattgagatgatcatatgctTTTTTCCTTTCACCATCTGATGTATTACAGAATGCTTGATTCAGCACAGATTTCTTAATCATTCTTCCTGGAATCAACACTACTTGATCACAGTGCACAATTCTTTTAATACACTGTTGGATTTaacttactaatattttatttaaggctTTCATATCTGTAAGTGCCTAGTTAGTCTTctgtattataaaatgtattgcatttttgtattataaattaCATCTTTTCCTATGCTAGTGTAAATGTCTAGTTTAAATAACAcagaaatggtattttaaaataagatttcctAGAAGTCATTCATAAAACCATCTGGGGCTCTGTTGCTTGgagacatttttccattttatcaatGGCTTTTGGTAAATTATGGTATATAGGTTCTTTAGAGTCAATTTTAGGAACTCATATTTTCAAGGAAAACCATTCATTTCTGATAAATTTTCAGATATATTAACATAAGCTTTAATATagaattttctaataatttatattttttatatgcaGAAGTGAAGACCCTATTCCTTATATCTGGCACTGTGCTTAACAtgttttatctcttatttttctccttgtacttgataatttttctttccttcttcttttccctcttttgttccaagaaccagcttctagttttatttatcaaaatctagttatttttaactttctaatttattaatttgtttctaACTTAATCATCCCTCTCTTCTAAAATATCTGTGTCCTCCCCTCACATATGCTGATAGCTCTGCTGGGAGAGatctaatttaaaaacatattttttttacaaagaaataaaaaagtcattGTTCCATTAAATAACAATGAGATAAAATTGTTCATATTAGCCATGTATAAAATATCCAGTAATGTCAAGTGTGTGAAGTAGGATTGTATATTGATataaccattctgacaggcaaTTTAATGATATGTAAAAAGGTTAAGTGGGTATTCATTTGAACAAACTATGTCTAGCAATTTAACTAGACAACCAAGTACATCAGGGAGCAAAGATGTATTTGAAGGATATCTTCAGACTATTATTTCTAATGGTGAAAGTTAAGAGATTGAATAAACGGCATAACCATGCAACAAAGTACAATGCAGCCATTAAGAAGGATGTGATAGGTTTATGTTTTGAGTTGTTACATTTTGAGTTGATATAAAAAAAACCGGTTAAACATAACAATGATTCTAATTATGTAATTACATTGCATAGAATCTGGGAAGGCTATCACCGAAGTGTGAAGGTAGTTATATCTGCCAACAGGCAGTGTGACATTCTTTGAATAAGTATgccttattagaaaaaaaaataatttggacaaAAAAATTCTGAGTCGCTTACACTCTTTAGGGGTATATATGACAAACATTTACTAGATGCTACGCAAGGCATGGGAGGTgataagaaaaaggagaattgGTGCAGTTCCTCACTTGAATACTGAGGTGAAGGTAATTTCAGTTCCCTAGAGAGCAAGAAGGGTGATGGAAGGGTTTTTTTCTGCCAAGAAGTAGAGACTTCAAGAGACAAGGCAAGAGTCCCTTGAAAACCTaacagggggcagccccggtggctcagtggtttagcgcctgccttaggcccagggcataatcctggagacctgggattgagtcccacatcaggcttctccctctctctgcctctctgtgtgtgtgtgtgtgtgtgtgtctgtcatgaataaataaataaaatcttaaaaaaaaaaaagaaagaaagaaaacctaacaGGGAGGACAGACCTCTTACCTTGCTCATATCTATccaaatcttgggacacctgggtggctcagcggttgagtctgcctttagcccagggcctgatcccagggtcctgggatggagtcccacatcaggctccctgtgggaagcccgctcctccctctgcctatgtgtgtctgtctgtgtctcttatgaataaataaataaaatcttttaaaaaatctacctaGATCTTTTGGGTTTCCTCCTATCCTGAGATACTGGCTCTTACCTTTCTCTCCAGACTTAGCTCCTGCACATACTCAACATCTCTCACCAGTGTCCTGTCCTTCAAACCACCTGCCATTCTTTAAATGTGCCACACAACCTTGTGTCTCTCTGACCTTCCTGATGTCGTTCCTCTCTATGGAACACATACTCCTCCCACTTCTCCCTAGAACAACATCCCTTGGTTGTCCAAGATTCAGCCTGTGGTAGGTTAGATGATTATTCAGCAAATAATTAGTTTTACACTGCAGATCCATGCAAGAAATGTACTTTATTGCACCTTGATTTTGGTCTGTGATATGACCTACTTTGGCCAATGGGATATTGGTACACATGATTGAGCAGAGACTTAAAATGTGCTTGCATGTTGGGCTTTGTCTCTTCTATGCCTATCTTTTGCCATGATAATGAGGTAGCCAATGGTCAAGGAGGCCCAAAATTCATGGAAtacaggcgcctgggtggctcatatgGTGaagtatttgactcttgattttggcttgggttgtgatcttgggattgtgggatcgagcccaagttggactctgtgctcaatggggagtctgcttctctcctctccctctgccctccccctgctcatgctttctctctaaaataaataaaattaaaaaaatgaatgtaatagACTTGAATCAAATTTATGGCCTGGAGCCAGGCCCATGTAACCCCAATTTTAATTGAGAAATGCTGTCTCAATATTGaagacacctttaaaaaaaatttttttaaatttattcatgagagacacagagagaaagaaaggcaaagacacaggcagagggagaagcaggctccatggagggaacctgatgcaggactcgatcctggaattccaggatcgtgccctgggccgaaggcaggcgctaaaccgctgagccacccagggatcccctcaatgtTGAAGACACCTTTGCATATTCTTGGGATGATTTTGGAACTTATACCTTTAGTTACTTCAAGTTTGTCACTTCATGCATTAATCAGATCTCAAAGGAGGGTGTTTT harbors:
- the LOC140617887 gene encoding large ribosomal subunit protein eL39-like, with amino-acid sequence MSSHKTFRIKRFLAKKQKQNCPIPQWIRMKTGNKIRYNSKRRHWRRTKLGL